In one Solanum dulcamara chromosome 1, daSolDulc1.2, whole genome shotgun sequence genomic region, the following are encoded:
- the LOC129884389 gene encoding uncharacterized protein LOC129884389, which yields MDDESFRARVHKVFGCLSSSSPSPSASVWSLSDDDVEKKEWNRSALKQGKDDDDHNLCSSSYDGLFKQKCRNMTQELENVINDDGSGFDDVWEIRSSIGLDSTLDNEEEEDEYDRVAEGGVDAGDRLYMKNIIDQETSCDPSGHNIRRDPRANHMAAQVRLKEDADAAEKCETHFDGITLSGEQHSAKPLQDHCNVKPILKKTRKSVNGGLKSTKRVRFDPGCKDESEGASELKVSWAAPASAKSNFEDNESISSRLKVPDHVLNPTKYTCYSLDSPSELVDESNSQACRHVLEEVEKSKDDQLAQVSDTNSKSVVFVPRQKNTDAIAAMDATLSKGMLEDACNESLHPKGFPVCIAAGEEDPMEEDMEARVAENNIVPRKPERRYRIKAGMEDT from the exons ATGGACGATGAGAGCTTCAGAGCCCGCGTACACAAAGTTTTCGGCTGTCTGTCTTCATCATCACCTTCACCTTCGGCATCGGTGTGGTCTCTCAGCGACGACGATGTGGAGAAGAAAGAGTGGAATCGAAGCGCACTGAAGCAAGGGAAAGACGATGATGACCATAACCTTTGCTCTTCATCGTATGATGGATTATTCAAACAAAAATGCAGGAACATGACTCAAGAGCTCgaaaatgttatcaatgatgaTGGAAGTGGTTTTGATGATGTTTGGGAGATCAGATCCTCTATTGGCTTAGATTCCACGCTTGATAATGAG GAGGAGGAAGATGAATATGATAGAGTGGCTGAGGGCGGAGTGGATGCTGGTGATCGCTTGTacatgaaaaatattattgatcaGGAAACATCTTGTGATCCTTCCGGACATAACATCCGTAGAGATCCACGTGCAAATCATATGGCTGCACAAGTTAGGCTGAAGGAAGATGCTGATGCAGCGGAGAAATGTGAAACACATTTTGATGGTATCACTCTAAGTGGTGAGCAGCATTCAGCTAAACCACTTCAGGATCACTGTAACGTGAAGCcaattttgaaaaaaacaaGGAAATCAGTGAATGGTGGGCTCAAGTCTACTAAACGGGTCAGGTTTGATCCTGGTTGTAAAGATGAATCTGAAGGGGCATCAGAACTAAAAGTTTCTTGGGCAGCTCCTGCATCAGCAAAATCTAATTTTGAAGACAATGAATCCATTAGCAGTAGGCTGAAGGTTCCTGATCATGTTCTCAACCCGACAAAGTATACTTGCTATAGTTTGGATTCACCTAGTGAGCTTGTTGATGAGTCAAATAGTCAAGCTTGCAGACACGTTCTTGAGGAGGTTGAGAAGTCAAAGGATGATCAACTGGCACAAGTGTCAGATACTAATTCTAAATCAGTAGTTTTTGTACCTAGGCAGAAGAACACGGATGCTATAGCAGCAATGGATGCAACTCTGTCAAAGGGAATGCTTGAAGATGCTTGTAATGAATCCTTGCACCCAAAGGGCTTCCCTGTTTGCATTGCTGCTGGAGAGGAAGATCCAATGGAAGAAGATATGGAAGCACGTGTGGCTGAGAATAACATTGTGCCCCGAAAACCAGAACGTCGATATCGAATCAAGGCAGGGATGGAGGACACTTGA